TCGGGGGCTGCACCAGTGGCGTCAGGGTGATCCGGCCGGGGACACGAGCCTCGTCAATCCGAGCGAGCGCGTAGCAGCCGTTGGGCCCCACGGTGCCGGACAGACGGATCCGAAGGGTGTCGGAAGTTGCAATCTGATCGGGCACGTCAATCCGGGCAACCCGGGCCGTATCGAGGGCGGGCGCGTTGGGAATGGCTGATGGAGCAGTGGTGGCCGTGGAGGCGCATCCTGCCCCGCTTCCGAAGAACAGAAGCCCGATGAGTACCGCGATCAGCGAGCACAAGCGAAGGGGCATGGGACCGGGCAGAGCCATCATGAGGAGAAAGTCGGGGTTGGACGTGCAACGCGAACGGGCGGATCACCGCCGGAAGAAGTGCGCCAGCACGACGCCGAGTGCAACCCAGCCCAGGCGGGCGGGCCAGGAGGAGGACCGGGACTGCTCGGAGCGCGGCGACGATGAGCTCTCAACAGGGGACACGGTCTCCTCGGAGGAGAACGCCAGGTGCGCAGTTCGACGGGCGTAGACGGTCGTCAGTTCGGCCCCGAGAAAAAAGATCTGTGCTGAGTAATAGACCCACAGCAGCAGGGCGACGAGCGCTCCCGCGGCTCCGTACGACGAGGTGACGGAGGCCCGCCCCAGGTACCAGCCGAGGCCCCAGGTGCCAACCGTCATGAGGGCCGCCGCTCCCGCGGCGCCCAGCCACACGTCTGCCCAGCGGACCGGCGCATCGGGGAGCGTGCGGTACAGCACGGCGAAGAGGAGCGTGAGGATGACGAGTGCGCCCAGTCGCTCCATCCCCAGCAGGAGCCCTTGTACCCCCAACTGGTCGGCCAGCCCGACGAGAAGGGTGCTCACCAGTAGGCTGGCGACCACTGTAAGCCCGGCCCCGACGACCAGCAGCAGCGAGAGGCCCCGGCTCCACAAAAACCCCACGACCCCCGTGAAGCGGGGCGTGGCGCCCCAGATCGTATTGAGTGCGTCCTGTAGGCGGGCGAACAGGGCCGTGGCCCCGACGACCAGCGCGAGACTACTGAGGGCCGTTGCCCAGAGGCCAGTGTCGGGGGCGGCCGCGGCCCCTTCCAGGATGGTCTCCATTAGGGCAGCCCCCTCGGGCCCGACCACGTCTTGGACCAGTGCCTTGAGCTCTGTCTGCGCCGCCTCGGACCGTTGGCCGTACAGGAGCCCGGCGACGGACAGGGCCAGGACCAGAAGGGGCGCCAGCGAAAACGTCGCGTAGTAGGCGACCGCCGCCGCCAGCCGCTCCCCGTGGTCGTCGCTGTAGGCGGAAAGCGTATCGAGAACGAGCTGCTTCGCGTCGGCGAGAGACATGGCCCCCGGAAAGTGTCTGTCAGAGGTGGCAAGAGAAGCGCCACTCGTGCCCGACGGGCAGGATCACGGAGAGAACCGGCGAGAGTCCTGCCCGCATAGGCCCTGGATTACTGAACCTCTACCTCGTCGCTGATCTCCATTAGGTCCTCCGGAATAGAGGCGGGAACGGTCCAGAGATAGACCGTTTCCTGCCCGATCTTGCCGGGCCCGAGGTCGATGACCCGGTCCGGCTCCCAGTCGCCCATCCGGAAGTCGTGTGAGACGATCCGGTCCCCAGGGTCGAGCGCCCGAAGCAGTTTCGGGCGCAGCTTCACGTTGATCTCCGGCCACAGGTACAGGGCCACGACCGTCGCCTCGCTCAGGTCGGCCTTGAACAGGTCCCCCTGTCGAAACTCGACGAGGTCGGAGACCCCGGCCGTCTCCGCGTTTTCGCGGGCCTTGGCGATCAGCTTCGGATCGATCTCGACACCGATGCCGCGGGCACCGTGTCGCTGGGCGGCGGCGATCGGGATGCGCCCGTCGCCGCTGCCGAGGTCAATCACCACGTCGTTGCTCGTCACGTTGGCCGCCTCGAGCATCTGGTTCACGACGCGCTGGGACGTGGAGACGTACGGGGCGTCCTTCTCGACGGTGTCTGAGTCAGAGATGACGGCCGACTCGGCCAGAGATTCCTCCTGCAGGCTTGGGGGAAGCGGGTCTACGGTCTGGCCGGCTCCCCGTTGGGGCAGAACGGCCGCGAGGACGAGGAGAGTCGCGAGGAGGGAAATCGTTGCGGGACGCAAACGGGACATTACCGACGGAGAGAAAACAGTCGACAGAACAGCGTGAGTAAGACGCAAAGGCTGAATGCACCGGGCAGACAGCCTGGGTATTGCTTCTCCCAAACGAGGCGGGCGGAGGGCAGGTCCCGACCCTCACGGCGTGCACCCCTGACGGGTTGGTCAGCGCGGACTGGTGCTGGTGTCGAGGGCACGCCCCCGATATCGAGGTTGGGGGGACGGGCGGATCACGGAAAAGTAATCGAATCCTACGAGACCAACTCCTATAATGCCGTTGGTCGATTTTCCCATCCCGCAAACCAAAACCACGTGCGGGGCGGCACGCGTTACGCTCTTGTCCCCGTGGCGAACGGGAATGCCTGCCTTTTGTATCGTACGATGGTTGTATCGTACCAAAGCTGGTAGAGACAATGCCCAGCCCTGCTTCTGCCTGCGGCAGGCGGGCGGAGGGCTGGCTCCCTGCGACCCGGCCGTCCCATCCGAGGAGCGATTTATTCTCTGGGGGGCAGTTTGATCCCACACTCCAACACACAGCAATACTCCATGGCCACGGACCTTTTTGAGGAGACAGACATCGAGACGCAGACCATCAACACCATTCGGTTTTTGTCGGCCGATGCGGTCCAGAGGGCCCAGAGCGGCCATCCGGGAACGCCGATGGGGCTGGCGCCGGTGGCCTACGTCCTATGGACGCGGCACCTGCGGCACAACCCGAAGGACCCGGAGTGGCCGGGGCGGGACCGGTTCGTGCTCTCGGCGGGCCACGCCTCGATGCTTCTGTACAGCCTGCTGCACCTGACCGGGTACGACCTCTCGATGGAGGAGATCAAGGACTTTCGGCAGTGGGGGAGCCGGACGCCGGGCCATCCGGAGGCCCACATCACAGAAGGTGTGGAGACGACGACCGGCCCGCTCGGGCAGGGCTTCGCCAACGGAATCGGCATGGCGATCGCCGAGCGGCTTCTGGCCGACGAGTTCAACGAAGAGGGCTTCCCGCTTTTCGACCACCGGACCTACGCGATCTGCTCCGATGGGGACCTGATGGAGGGCATCTCGCAGGAGGCCGCCTCCTTGGCGGGCCACCTCGGGCTGGGCAAGCTCGTCTACTTCTTCGACGACAACGACATCACGATCGATGGGTCCACGGATCTGGCCTTCACCGAGGACGTGGCCGCCCGCTTTGAGGCCTACGGCTGGCACGTGGCCCACGTGGACGATGCCAATGACCTCGAGGCGGTCGACAGCGCCATTGAAGAGGCGAAGGCCGAGACGGAGCGTCCCTCCTTGATCCGGGTCCAGTCCCACATCGGCTACGGAAGCCCAAACAAGCAGGACACCGCTGCGGCCCACGGGGCGCCCCTGGGCGAGGAGGAGGTGCGCGGGGCGAAAGAGGCCCTCGGGTGGCCCACCGACGAGACGTTCTACGTCCCGGACCCAGTCTACGACCACATGCGGGAGGCCGTCTCCGAGGGGGAAGAGGCCCAGACCGAGTGGGAGTCGCTCCGTGAGGGCTACGCGGAGGCCCACCCCGAGCAGTCTGCCCGGATGGACCGGTGGATGGCGCGGGGGCTGCCGGAGGGCTGGGAGGAGACCCTTCCTACGTTTGAACCGACCGCGGAGACGGGGGAGGAACTGGCCACCCGCAAGGCCAGCGGCCTGACCCTCGAGGAGTTGGCCCCGGAGCTGGGATACCTGATCGGGGGCTCGGCGGACCTCACCGGGTCGAACAAGACCGATGTGGAGGAGCGCGGGGACTTTCAGAAGGACAGCCCTGATGGGCGGTACTTCCGGTTCGGGGTGCGGGAGCACGCGATGGCGGGATTGTCGAACGGGATGGCCCTGCACGGGGGCATTCAGCCCTACGCCGGTACGTTTTTGATTTTTAGCGACTACCTGCGGCCGTCCCTCCGGCTGAGTGCCCTGATGGAGCAGCCGGTCGTGTACGTGTTTACCCACGACTCAATCGGGCTCGGGGAGGATGGGCCGACCCACCAGCCGGTTGAGCACCTGATGGCCCTGCGGGCAATTCCGGGGGCGACCCTGATCCGGCCGGCTGACGCGAACGAGGCGGCCCAGGCGTGGGGGGCGGCCGTGACCCAGACGGACGGGCCGACGGCGCTGGCCTTGACGCGGCAGACCCTGCCCATCGTCGACCGGACGGAGCTGACAACGGCGGAGGGGCTGCACCGAGGCGCCTACATCCTGCGGGAGGCGGCGGGCCAGCCGGACGTGGTGCTGATCGGAACCGGGAGCGAGGTGACCTGCGCCCTGCAGGCGGCCCGCGATCTGGAGGCGGAGGGCATCGGGGCGCAGGTGGTGTCGATGCCGTCATGGGAGCTGTTTGAGGCCCAGTCGGAGACGTACCGGCGGAAGGTGCTGCCGCCGTCGGTGGAGGCGCGCGTCTCGATCGAGGCGGGGGTGACGCAGGGATGGGAGCGCTACGTTGGCATGGGCGGCACCGCGATCGGTGTGGACCGGTTTGGGGCCTCGGCGCCCGGAGAAACCGTCATGGAAAAGTACGGCCTGACCGCCGAGCGGGTCGCCGAGGAAGCCCGAACACTGGTACAGGGGTAAGGTCACGAGGCCTGTCCCCTGCCCGCCGGGTGGGGGAGATCGGCCCGCCCCCTGACTCCTCAGCAAGACACATTCTCAGGTCAATCAAACCCGACGCACCATGAAATTCTTTGTAGACACCGCCAACCTTGAGGAAATCCGCGAGGCCAACGACATGGGCGTGCTCGACGGGGTCACCACGAACCCCTCCCTGGTAAAGGCGGAGGGCAACGTGGACTTCCACGAGCGCGTGCTGGAGATCTGCCAGACCGTCGACGGGGACGTGTCCGCGGAGGTGACGGCGACGGAGTTCGACGGCATGATGGAGGAGGCCCACACCCTGGCCCAGATCCACGATAACGTCGTCGTCAAAATTCCGCTCATCAAAGAGGGCATCAAGGCGCTCCGCGCCCTCGACGACGAGGGGATTCCCACGAACTGCACGCTCTGCTTCTCGCCGACGCAGGCCCTGCTGGCGGCCAAGGCCGGGGCGGACTACATCAGTCCGTTCATCGGGCGCATCGACGACATCTCGTCCGACGGCATGGGCCTAATCGAGGAGATCGTGCAGATCTACGACAACTACGAGTTTGAGACCGATATCCTTGCCGCCTCCATCCGACACCCCACCCACGTGAAACGGGCGGCCCTGGCCGGCGCCGACGTGGCGACGATGCCGTTCGAGACGATGACGACCCTGCTGGAGCACCCGCTAACGGACCGCGGGCTGGAGCGCTTTCTGGAGGACTGGGAGGACTACAGGGAAACCCGAGACGAGGAGCCCGCCACTCCGACGGCGTAGTGTGACCCGCAACGACCGCACTGCGGGCCCGCAGGGCGTCATGGGGGTGAACTCTGTCCCGCCCCGCGGACGCGTCACCGTGAGCGAGCGCCCTACCAGAAGAAGGCATAGAGCGCGGCGGTGATGGCGAGGATGCCAAAGGCCGCCACGTTGTAAATTGGGTCTCGCTCGTGTTCGATGCTTCCGACGTCGATCGCCTTCGGGTGGTCCTCCCCTTTGTTCTCCACCAGGGAAATCGCGACGATCAGGGCGACGGAGATAAAGAACACGATCAGCATGCGGTTCAGGAACGCAATCCCCGGCGTCCAGAACTTGAAGGCCGCCGAGAGCGGAATGCTCAGGACCGCGGAGACCAGGGCCGCGTTTGGGGTTGCCTTGCTCCAGAAGAGGCCCAGAACGAAGATGGCCAGCACCCCGGGGCTCACAAACCCGGTGTACTCCTGAATGTACTGGAAGACCTGGTCGAGGTCGGCTAGCTGTGGGGCCAGGGCGGCGGCCACCACAATGCAAACCAGCGCGACCGCCCGCCCAATCCGTACCAGGCGCCGCTCGGACACCGTCTCCTGGCTGGTGTAGTTGCGGTAGAGATCCATCGTGAAAATCGTGGAGGCGCTGTTCATCATCGACGCCAGCGACGAGATGATTGCCGCCACCAGCGCCGCGAAGGCGAGCCCACGGAAGCCAGATCCCACGTACTCGCCCAACAGCCAGGGATAGGCCTCGTCGCCCCGCTGGATGGGGGCGTCCAACGCGAACGCCACGATGCCCGGCACCACCACGATGAGGGGCAGGAGCAGCTTCAGGTAGGCGGCGAAGGCCAGGCCGCGCTGGGCCTCCTTCAGGCTCTTGGCCGCCAGGGCACGCTGGATGATGTACTGGTTGCAGCCCCAGTAGAACAGGTTGGCCACCCACAGGCCGCCGAGCAGCACGCTCAGGCCGGGAAGGAGCTGGTAGGCATCCTGCAGCTGCCCCTCGTCGTTGCGGTACATCAGCTCCCCCTCGAACAGAATCATGTTGAAGCGATTGCCCGCGTCGCCCATCAATTGCGTGAAGCCCCCGATGACCCCGGCCTCACTGCCGCCGTAGGCGTCGAGCGCCACCCAGGTCGTGAGAAGCCCCCCGCCGACCAGCACCACCACCTGCACCACGTCGGTCCAGGCCACCGCCTTCAGGCCCCCGTACAGGCTGTAGGCGGTGGCGACGAGGGCGAGCCCGAAGACCGACGCCCAGAGCGGAAAGCCCATGATGACGTTGATCGACAGGCCGCCCATGTAGAGCACGGAGGTGAGGTTCACGAACACGTACACCAGCAGCCAGAAAATGGCGAGCAGCATCCGTACTCGCCCGTCGTAGCGCTCTTCCAGGAACTGCGGCATCGTGTAGATCTCCTTCTCCAGGTAAATCGGGAGAAAGAACCAGGCGATCACCAGTAGGGTCACCGCTGCCATCCACTCGTAGGAGGCGATGGCCAGGCCCACCCGAAAGCCCGAGCCGCTCATGCCGATGAACTGCTCGGCGGAAATGTTGGCCGCGATCAGTGAGGAGCCGATCGCCCAGAACGGGAGCGCCTTGCTGGCCAGGAAGTAGTCGGCACTGTCTTTCTCCTCCCCCTCCTCCTCCTGAGACACCCAGAGGCCGAGGCCGACGATGACGAAGAGGTAGACGCCGAAGATGAGGTAGTCCAGCGTCGTGAACGCAACGGCGGCGGAGTCCATGTATCAGTGCGCAGTGGTGAAATGGACACAGAGAAGTGAAGGCGCGCTTCCAGTTCCGAGCGAGCGCCTCCAAAAAAGCGCTCCCAAAGCGCAGGCGCAAGGGGGAGGGCGACCGTTGGCGAAAATAAAGCAGCAGCACGACCT
This portion of the Salinibacter grassmerensis genome encodes:
- a CDS encoding sodium/sugar symporter; amino-acid sequence: MDSAAVAFTTLDYLIFGVYLFVIVGLGLWVSQEEEGEEKDSADYFLASKALPFWAIGSSLIAANISAEQFIGMSGSGFRVGLAIASYEWMAAVTLLVIAWFFLPIYLEKEIYTMPQFLEERYDGRVRMLLAIFWLLVYVFVNLTSVLYMGGLSINVIMGFPLWASVFGLALVATAYSLYGGLKAVAWTDVVQVVVLVGGGLLTTWVALDAYGGSEAGVIGGFTQLMGDAGNRFNMILFEGELMYRNDEGQLQDAYQLLPGLSVLLGGLWVANLFYWGCNQYIIQRALAAKSLKEAQRGLAFAAYLKLLLPLIVVVPGIVAFALDAPIQRGDEAYPWLLGEYVGSGFRGLAFAALVAAIISSLASMMNSASTIFTMDLYRNYTSQETVSERRLVRIGRAVALVCIVVAAALAPQLADLDQVFQYIQEYTGFVSPGVLAIFVLGLFWSKATPNAALVSAVLSIPLSAAFKFWTPGIAFLNRMLIVFFISVALIVAISLVENKGEDHPKAIDVGSIEHERDPIYNVAAFGILAITAALYAFFW
- the fsa gene encoding fructose-6-phosphate aldolase, with amino-acid sequence MKFFVDTANLEEIREANDMGVLDGVTTNPSLVKAEGNVDFHERVLEICQTVDGDVSAEVTATEFDGMMEEAHTLAQIHDNVVVKIPLIKEGIKALRALDDEGIPTNCTLCFSPTQALLAAKAGADYISPFIGRIDDISSDGMGLIEEIVQIYDNYEFETDILAASIRHPTHVKRAALAGADVATMPFETMTTLLEHPLTDRGLERFLEDWEDYRETRDEEPATPTA
- a CDS encoding YihY/virulence factor BrkB family protein, whose protein sequence is MSLADAKQLVLDTLSAYSDDHGERLAAAVAYYATFSLAPLLVLALSVAGLLYGQRSEAAQTELKALVQDVVGPEGAALMETILEGAAAAPDTGLWATALSSLALVVGATALFARLQDALNTIWGATPRFTGVVGFLWSRGLSLLLVVGAGLTVVASLLVSTLLVGLADQLGVQGLLLGMERLGALVILTLLFAVLYRTLPDAPVRWADVWLGAAGAAALMTVGTWGLGWYLGRASVTSSYGAAGALVALLLWVYYSAQIFFLGAELTTVYARRTAHLAFSSEETVSPVESSSSPRSEQSRSSSWPARLGWVALGVVLAHFFRR
- the tkt gene encoding transketolase; this translates as MATDLFEETDIETQTINTIRFLSADAVQRAQSGHPGTPMGLAPVAYVLWTRHLRHNPKDPEWPGRDRFVLSAGHASMLLYSLLHLTGYDLSMEEIKDFRQWGSRTPGHPEAHITEGVETTTGPLGQGFANGIGMAIAERLLADEFNEEGFPLFDHRTYAICSDGDLMEGISQEAASLAGHLGLGKLVYFFDDNDITIDGSTDLAFTEDVAARFEAYGWHVAHVDDANDLEAVDSAIEEAKAETERPSLIRVQSHIGYGSPNKQDTAAAHGAPLGEEEVRGAKEALGWPTDETFYVPDPVYDHMREAVSEGEEAQTEWESLREGYAEAHPEQSARMDRWMARGLPEGWEETLPTFEPTAETGEELATRKASGLTLEELAPELGYLIGGSADLTGSNKTDVEERGDFQKDSPDGRYFRFGVREHAMAGLSNGMALHGGIQPYAGTFLIFSDYLRPSLRLSALMEQPVVYVFTHDSIGLGEDGPTHQPVEHLMALRAIPGATLIRPADANEAAQAWGAAVTQTDGPTALALTRQTLPIVDRTELTTAEGLHRGAYILREAAGQPDVVLIGTGSEVTCALQAARDLEAEGIGAQVVSMPSWELFEAQSETYRRKVLPPSVEARVSIEAGVTQGWERYVGMGGTAIGVDRFGASAPGETVMEKYGLTAERVAEEARTLVQG
- a CDS encoding SAM-dependent methyltransferase, which translates into the protein MSRLRPATISLLATLLVLAAVLPQRGAGQTVDPLPPSLQEESLAESAVISDSDTVEKDAPYVSTSQRVVNQMLEAANVTSNDVVIDLGSGDGRIPIAAAQRHGARGIGVEIDPKLIAKARENAETAGVSDLVEFRQGDLFKADLSEATVVALYLWPEINVKLRPKLLRALDPGDRIVSHDFRMGDWEPDRVIDLGPGKIGQETVYLWTVPASIPEDLMEISDEVEVQ